A stretch of DNA from Oenanthe melanoleuca isolate GR-GAL-2019-014 unplaced genomic scaffold, OMel1.0 S001, whole genome shotgun sequence:
TAGATATTAATGTAGAAATGCAAGGAGTAATTTAGAGTATTTTGTACAAAacacaacagcagaaaaagttatcaaaaaaaaaaaattgacagattagaaaaaaaataaagatagaTTGTCAAGAGTTACATTCTAAAGcctctgcagaagaaaagagagcatttaatgcttctgaaaatagaGAGTCATCTATTTTCTCAGAGCTcctttgagctcctggttcctcaggctgtagatgaggggattcagggctggaggcaccactgagtacagaactgacagggacagatccagggatggggacgagatggaggggggcttcaggtGAGCAAATATtgcagtgctgaggaacagggagaccacagccaggtgagggaggcaggtggaaaaagctttgtgccgtccctgctcagaggggatcctcagcacggccctgaagatctgcacataaGAGAAAACTATGAATACAAAACAGCCAAGTGCTAAGAAGGAAGTGAacaaagaaatcccaaatttcctgaaGTAGGAGTGTGTGCAGGAGAGCCTGAGgatgtgtgggatttcacagaagaactggcccagggcattgctatggcacaggggcagggaaaatgtattagctgtgtgcagcagagcagtgagaaagccactggcccaggcagctgctgccatgtgggcacaagctctgctgcccaggagggtcccgtagtgcaggggtttgcagatggacacgtagcggtcgtagcacatcaCGGTCAGGAGGCAATATTCTGCTGAGATAAAGAAGACAAAAGTCAATAGTTGTGCAAcacatcctgagtaggagatggtcctggtgtcccagagggaattgtgcatggctttggggacagtggtgcagatgcagcccaggtcaatgagggccaggttgagcaggaagaagaacatgggggtgtgcaggtggtggccgcaggctacggcactgatgatgaggccgttgcccaggagggcagccagggagatgcccaggaagaggcagaagtgcaggagctgcagctgctgtgtgtctgccaatggcagcaggaggaagtggctgatggagctgctgttggacattgcTTCCCTCTGGACATGGTGGGCTGACAAAAGAAGACAGAATAGTTGGGACAGGTTTCCTTGTGTCAATCCTATGCTATTTTCTTACACATTTACTcaaaattgcttctctttcatTGGGGAAATTTCTCTCACTTTGTTCTTTTATCTTTGATCTCgaggttttgctttctttgaagaGACAGAAACACTCTTTAAGCATTGCTCTGAGCCTGAACACTGGGGAGACCAGGGGGAACACAGGGTTTCATGTGCCCGAGTATAGTCATACCTGCTGGTCCCACACAGCTGCCGTTGGCTCCTATACACCTGCCTT
This window harbors:
- the LOC130266160 gene encoding olfactory receptor 14J1-like — protein: MSNSSSISHFLLLPLADTQQLQLLHFCLFLGISLAALLGNGLIISAVACGHHLHTPMFFFLLNLALIDLGCICTTVPKAMHNSLWDTRTISYSGCVAQLLTFVFFISAEYCLLTVMCYDRYVSICKPLHYGTLLGSRACAHMAAAAWASGFLTALLHTANTFSLPLCHSNALGQFFCEIPHILRLSCTHSYFRKFGISLFTSFLALGCFVFIVFSYVQIFRAVLRIPSEQGRHKAFSTCLPHLAVVSLFLSTAIFAHLKPPSISSPSLDLSLSVLYSVVPPALNPLIYSLRNQELKGALRK